The following coding sequences are from one Salvia hispanica cultivar TCC Black 2014 chromosome 3, UniMelb_Shisp_WGS_1.0, whole genome shotgun sequence window:
- the LOC125216306 gene encoding reticulon-like protein B2 — MADEHEKHESAAESLIDKITDKFHGSGSSSSDSDNDGDLKSAASAVKAKIYRLFGREKPVHKVLGGGKPADIFLWRDKKVTGGVIGLATAIWVLFELLEYHLLTLVCHILILALAVTFLWSNASTFINKSPPKIPEIALPQDVVLGVAGALRTEINSLFALLRVVASGRDLKKFLAVIAGLWIVSILGSCFNSLTLFYICFVLLHTVPVLYEKYEDQVDAFAEKAEAEFKKQYAVFDAKVLSKIPKSLKDKKLA; from the exons ATGGCCGATGAACACGAGAAGCACGAATCCGCTGCTGAATCTCTGATCGATAAGATCACTGACAAATTCCACGGCAGCGGTTCGTCGTCATCTGACTCCGATAACGATGGGGACCTCAAATCAGCGGCATCCGCCGTGAAGGCCAAGATCTACCGTTTGTTCGGCCGCGAGAAGCCTGTGCACAAGGTTTTGGGCGGCGGAAAAC CTGCTGACATTTTCCTATGGAGGGACAAGAAAGTCACTGGTGGTGTGATAGGTCTTGCTACTGCAATTTGGGTGCTTTTTGAGCTGCTTGAGTATCACCTGCTCACTCTAGTTTGCCACATCCTGATTCTTGCATTAGCAGTCACTTTCTTGTGGTCCAATGCATCCACCTTCATCAACAA GTCCCCGCCAAAGATCCCTGAAATCGCTCTTCCTCAGGATGTTGTCCTAGGCGTAGCAGGAGCCCTTAGGACAGAAATCAACTCACTTTTTGCTTTGCTTCGTGTTGTAGCATCTGGACGAGACTTGAAGAAATTCCTTGCT GTGATTGCTGGCCTTTGGATTGTTTCAATACTGGGATCCTGCTTCAACTCCCTTACCCTGTTTTACATAT GCTTTGTTTTGCTGCACACGGTTCCTGTTCTTTATGAGAAGTACGAAGATCAGGTTGATGCTTTTGCCGAGAAAGCTGAGGCTGAGTTCAAAAAACAATATGCTGTGTTTGATGCCAAGGTTTTGAGCAAAATCCCGAAAAGTCTTAAAGATAAGAAGCTTGCCTAG
- the LOC125215373 gene encoding S-type anion channel SLAH3-like, with product MATKEDSHDIALPPLIKAISANEVDGFDEAKSSTLQPPSTSVFGIEAASMVKDAISISMPPSPVEAHLQKTKRVFFTSGDGKVEENAEKPEAKGARFHSQPMPKRNPAHDRRFDSFKTWSGKLDRQLSNLRGVTTQEEQPQPQEFENLPVHRYFDALEGPELDTLRASEEIILPGDKQWPFLLRFPISSFGITLGVGSQAIMWKSLSSSTATAFLDVSPHINLILWLITAALTLTVAVVYALKMIFYFEAVRREYYHPVRVNFFFAPWIALLFLALGVPPSVAETLPPYLWYILMAPILCLELKIYGQWMSGGQRQLSKVANPTNHLSVVGNFVGALLGATMGLKEGPIFFFAVGMAHYIVLFVTLYQRLPTNETLPKELHPVFFLFVAAPSVASMAWAKIQGSFDSGSRIAYFIALFLYVSLAVRVNFFRGFKFSLAWWAYTFPMTGAAIATVKYSSAVTCRATQILAVMLCMVATVAVAALLVSTVVHAVVLGDLFPNDMAIAISKRRPRRRWYHKRSGSSDSNIEQYLKYIDSDEKDVEASLHHSSSPTSQD from the exons ATGGCTACCAAAGAAGATAGCCACGATATTGCATTACCACCTTTGATCAAAGCCATCTCTGCAAATGAAGTGGACGGTTTCGATGAAGCGAAATCATCCACCCTTCAACCTCCGAGCACCTCGGTTTTC GGGATCGAAGCAGCGAGCATGGTAAAGGACGCAATCTCCATCAGTATGCCGCCTTCTCCGGTTGAAGCTCATCTCCAAAAGACTAAGCGCGTCTTCTTCACAAGTGGAGATGGTAAAGTTGAAGAAAATGCAGAGAAACCCGAGGCAAAAGGGGCTAGATTCCATTCCCAACCAATGCCCAAACGGAATCCGGCTCACGACAGAAGATTCGACTCTTTCAAGACATGGTCGGGAAAACTCGACAGACAGCTCTCAAATCTACGCGGCGTAACCACACAAGAAGAACAACCACAGCCGCAGGAGTTCGAAAATCTACCTGTCCACCGATATTTCGACGCTTTGGAGGGCCCAGAGTTGGACACACTACGC GCCTCTGAGGAAATCATTCTACCTGGGGACAAGCAATGGCCATTCCTCCTCCGGTTCCCGATCTCCTCCTTCGGTATCACCCTCGGCGTCGGCAGCCAAGCCATAATGTGGAAGAGCCTCTCCTCCTCCACTGCCACCGCCTTCCTCGACGTCTCACCTCACATTAACCTAATACTATGGCTCATCACCGCAGCTCTCACCCTCACCGTCGCCGTCGTTTACGCCCTGAAAATGATCTTCTACTTCGAGGCCGTCCGCCGCGAGTACTACCACCCGGTCCGGGTCAACTTCTTCTTCGCCCCGTGGATCGCCCTCCTCTTCCTAGCCCTCGGTGTTCCGCCCTCAGTTGCTGAGACGCTTCCCCCGTATCTTTGGTACATTCTCATGGCTCCGATCTTGTGCCTCGAGCTCAAGATCTACGGCCAGTGGATGTCCGGCGGCCAGAGGCAGCTGTCCAAGGTGGCCAACCCTACCAACCATCTCTCCGTCGTCGGGAATTTCGTCGGGGCTTTGCTCGGAGCGACGATGGGGCTGAAGGAAGGGCCTATATTCTTCTTTGCGGTTGGGATGGCTCATTACATAGTGCTGTTTGTGACTCTGTATCAGCGGCTACCGACAAACGAGACGCTCCCGAAGGAGCTCCACCCGGTTTTCTTCCTCTTTGTGGCGGCCCCGAGCGTCGCCTCCATGGCTTGGGCTAAGATTCAGGGCTCCTTCGACTCTGGTTCGCGCATAGCCTACTTCATCGCCTTGTTCCTCTATGTTTCGCTG GCCGTTCGAGTGAACTTTTTCCGAGGGTTCAAATTCTCGTTGGCATGGTGGGCCTACACGTTTCCGATGACGGGCGCAGCGATCGCAACGGTAAAGTACTCGAGCGCGGTGACATGCAGGGCGACGCAGATTTTGGCAGTGATGCTCTGCATGGTGGCCACAGTGGCGGTGGCCGCGCTGCTCGTGAGCACGGTCGTCCATGCGGTGGTGCTCGGGGACCTGTTCCCCAACGACATGGCGATCGCGATCAGCAAGAGGCGGCCGAGGAGGCGGTGGTACCACAAGAGATCGGGAAGCTCCGACAGCAACATTGAGCAGTACCTTAAGTATATCGATTCAGATGAGAAAGATGTCGAGGCTTCTCTTCATCATTCTTCGAGCCCCACCAGCCAAGACTAG
- the LOC125210080 gene encoding calcium-binding protein CML38-like, whose translation MNQVSKDYRKLVHEITKLGLFDKKGNNIIFSITSIATLFSLHLYGVSAAAVALMDSDGDGLLSLEDFVKIVEGAGEEEKQSDLKAAFKLYAPEGSSCITAESLKKMLSRLGQRRSVHDCKNMIAPFDINGDGVLNFDEFKIMLLSYVTNSTLKSVPYTN comes from the exons ATGAATCAAG TCTCCAAGGACTACCGCAAACTCGTCCACGAAATCACCAAATTAGGGCTCTTCGACAAGAAAGGCAacaacatcatcttctccatcaCCTCCATTGCAACGCTCTTCTCCCTCCACCTCTACGGCGtctcggcggcggcggtggcgctGATGGACTCGGACGGGGACGGGTTGTTGAGTTTGGAGGATTTCGTGAAGATAGTGGAGGGGGCGGGAGAGGAAGAGAAGCAGAGCGATTTGAAGGCGGCGTTCAAACTGTACGCACCGGAGGGAAGCTCGTGCATTACTGCAGAGAGCTTGAAGAAGATGCTCAGTAGATTGGGGCAGAGAAGGAGTGTTCACGACTGCAAGAATATGATCGCCCCTTTTGATATCAATGGCGATGGAGTGCTTAATTTCGACGAGTTTAAGATTATGCTTCTCTCTTAtgttaccaattctacattaaaatccgtgccatACACAAATTGA